A DNA window from Streptomyces parvus contains the following coding sequences:
- a CDS encoding SLATT domain-containing protein: protein MSQPEMQPEGPPRKESDAGSGENGAEHSATGVPAEGRAGGRSGVRAGWGAGGRDLTGRPFPLGDWGEPAERLDELYRWVETGALDTADWYLNDRVRKRRAARALRVGTAAGVVAGAALPLLDLTGALGGSAGWGYLSLLLGAACMACDRYFGLTSGWIRNLATAQAVQRRLQVLQFDWASECVRETLGPAEGTASEATERCLGVLRRFSEDVTELVRSETADWMVEFRAGPAPMGMQALAAGGAGRGEPGVVPGRFSMPSVAARPNMPRQRPPESPPR, encoded by the coding sequence GTGAGTCAGCCGGAGATGCAGCCCGAGGGGCCGCCCCGCAAGGAGTCCGATGCGGGATCCGGTGAGAACGGAGCCGAGCATTCCGCTACGGGAGTCCCTGCCGAGGGGCGTGCCGGCGGGCGCTCCGGCGTCCGTGCCGGGTGGGGGGCCGGCGGGCGCGACCTGACCGGGCGCCCGTTCCCTCTCGGCGACTGGGGCGAGCCGGCCGAGCGGCTCGACGAGCTCTACCGCTGGGTCGAGACCGGCGCCCTGGACACCGCGGACTGGTATCTGAACGACCGGGTCCGAAAGCGCCGGGCCGCCCGGGCCCTGCGGGTGGGCACGGCCGCCGGGGTGGTCGCCGGGGCCGCCCTGCCGCTGCTGGACCTGACCGGCGCGCTCGGCGGATCGGCGGGCTGGGGCTATCTTTCGCTGCTGCTGGGGGCCGCCTGTATGGCCTGCGACCGGTATTTCGGCCTCACCTCCGGGTGGATAAGGAACCTGGCCACGGCCCAGGCCGTGCAGCGGCGGCTCCAGGTGCTCCAGTTCGACTGGGCCTCGGAGTGCGTACGGGAGACGCTCGGGCCGGCCGAGGGCACGGCCAGCGAGGCGACCGAGCGGTGCCTGGGGGTGCTGCGGAGGTTCTCCGAGGACGTCACGGAGCTCGTGCGGTCGGAGACGGCGGACTGGATGGTGGAGTTCCGGGCGGGGCCCGCGCCGATGGGGATGCAGGCGCTGGCGGCGGGGGGTGCGGGGCGCGGTGAGCCGGGGGTGGTGCCGGGGCGGTTCTCGATGCCGTCGGTTGCGGCGCGGCCGAACATGCCGCGGCAGCGGCCGCCGGAGTCGCCGCCGCGGTGA
- a CDS encoding GntR family transcriptional regulator encodes MSPSAGVTRNTLRQQIADALRDEVLAGRLPPGREFTVKQIAEQYGVSATPVREALFDLSAQGLLASDQHRGFQVREFTVADYRAMAEARALVVESLFRDPAERVAVRPEGLASIRRRAAEAVRAAKGGDLDVLIGYDLRFWRELGQFVLNPYIADFLTRLRVQAWVFAVHRLRRDGMDENVLWFGHEELVEAIARGDRDQVHAEMRSYYGHALAWAGRLEAREAEGDADGPPGPGAPMPPESPGHCA; translated from the coding sequence ATGAGTCCGAGCGCAGGTGTGACGCGCAATACCCTGCGCCAGCAGATCGCCGACGCACTGCGTGACGAGGTGCTCGCGGGACGTCTGCCGCCGGGCCGGGAGTTCACGGTCAAGCAGATCGCCGAGCAGTACGGGGTCTCCGCGACGCCCGTCCGCGAGGCGCTCTTCGACCTCTCCGCGCAGGGACTCCTCGCCTCCGACCAGCACCGGGGCTTCCAGGTGCGGGAGTTCACCGTCGCCGACTACCGCGCGATGGCCGAGGCCCGGGCCCTCGTCGTCGAAAGCCTCTTCCGCGACCCGGCCGAACGGGTCGCCGTCCGGCCCGAGGGGCTGGCCTCGATCCGCCGCCGGGCCGCGGAGGCGGTCCGCGCGGCGAAGGGCGGCGACCTCGACGTCCTGATCGGGTACGACCTGCGGTTCTGGCGGGAGCTGGGGCAGTTCGTCCTCAACCCCTACATCGCCGATTTCCTCACCCGGCTCCGCGTCCAGGCCTGGGTGTTCGCCGTGCACCGGCTGCGCCGCGACGGCATGGACGAGAACGTGCTGTGGTTCGGCCACGAGGAGCTGGTCGAGGCCATCGCCCGCGGCGACCGCGATCAGGTCCACGCCGAGATGCGCTCCTACTACGGGCACGCGCTCGCCTGGGCGGGCCGCCTGGAGGCGCGGGAGGCGGAGGGGGACGCCGACGGACCGCCGGGACCGGGGGCCCCGATGCCTCCCGAGTCCCCGGGGCACTGTGCGTGA